In Acidimicrobiales bacterium, one DNA window encodes the following:
- a CDS encoding sugar transferase has product MTLLAEAMIPTKDRIPVSDLGRVPGALVTVSTDPPPSASTASAPPSSIVAPEPKPAAGWRAGAKRLIDIVGAAAGLALLVPLTLALAVLVMLDSPGPALFVQERIGKDGRTFRMFKFRTMVRDAPQMLSELRTSNEADGPLFKIARDPRITRVGRVLRRASLDELPQLWNVLRGDMSLVGPRPALPGEAAGWTPELYQRLRVKPGLTGMWQVNGRSSVSFDEYVRLDLYYVNNWSIATDLAILAKTLPAVLSGRGAS; this is encoded by the coding sequence GTGACGCTGCTGGCCGAGGCGATGATCCCGACGAAGGACCGGATTCCTGTCTCCGACCTGGGACGGGTTCCCGGAGCGCTGGTCACGGTCAGCACCGACCCTCCGCCGTCGGCGTCAACTGCGTCGGCTCCGCCCTCCTCGATCGTCGCGCCGGAGCCGAAGCCGGCCGCCGGCTGGCGGGCGGGGGCCAAGCGGCTGATCGACATCGTCGGCGCCGCGGCCGGGCTGGCCCTCCTGGTGCCCCTGACGCTGGCCCTGGCGGTCCTGGTCATGCTCGACAGCCCCGGTCCCGCCCTGTTCGTGCAGGAGCGGATCGGGAAGGACGGCCGGACATTCCGGATGTTCAAGTTCCGGACCATGGTCCGGGACGCCCCGCAGATGCTCTCCGAGCTGCGTACCAGCAACGAGGCCGACGGGCCGCTGTTCAAGATCGCCCGCGACCCCCGCATCACCCGGGTCGGCCGGGTCCTGCGCCGGGCCTCGCTGGACGAGCTGCCCCAGCTCTGGAACGTCCTCCGAGGCGACATGTCGCTGGTCGGACCGAGGCCGGCGCTGCCCGGGGAGGCGGCGGGCTGGACACCTGAGCTGTACCAGCGGCTCCGGGTCAAGCCCGGGCTCACCGGGATGTGGCAGGTGAACGGCCGCAGCAGCGTCTCGTTCGACGAGTACGTCCGGCTCGACCTGTACTACGTGAACAACTGGAGCATCGCCACCGACCTCGCCATCCTGGCCAAGACCCTTCCCGCCGTCCTCTCCGGACGGGGTGCGTCGTAG
- a CDS encoding sulfotransferase, which translates to MTGQDPDAFRLPAAAARDSRWHRRLVVPVTGDEITGAVIGNALNHLPGVSAPAVPTRIFSEGINVLWADYQWVRHMGPARMIEAEPFLGLLRSLTDGVLDAAAAGARTVVDFSTDYVGALPVIRSLYPDAILVEVDGGWPPASTGTPTLSVTLDRLSGSLAAFRSFVRDLGLDADGSDLTAAHEALRSRQVPGPAPSPPPAGARARGVSTPPPDGMRDRLITVVGCGRSGTTWLESLLMTHPLAGGIEETETWLFHQLEPLWSNFESGSGLSAYLDEASFTQLLRRFCDAMFLSALASHSPGAEFFVEKSPIHSRYVSHIAAVYPDAWFIHLVRDGRDVARSITKVPFFEQPSLVGAARMWTDTVREVVGSAPAVPRFRELRYEQLFADPEQTVRDIFRWVGLPDGQAVAGPLHDAVSRRVSVHAGEAARVGPGVWQNMRASERAQIYAAAGGELVSRGYATTFDVIRAALHPAFLTARAEMRRQRAHQGDPPPQ; encoded by the coding sequence ATGACGGGTCAGGATCCCGACGCCTTCCGCCTACCGGCCGCAGCGGCCCGCGACAGCCGATGGCACCGGCGCCTGGTGGTCCCGGTCACCGGGGACGAGATCACCGGCGCGGTCATCGGGAACGCCCTGAACCACCTGCCGGGAGTGTCGGCGCCGGCGGTCCCCACCCGCATCTTCTCCGAGGGCATCAACGTCCTGTGGGCGGACTACCAGTGGGTCCGCCACATGGGCCCGGCCCGGATGATCGAGGCGGAGCCGTTTCTCGGCCTGCTTCGCTCCCTCACCGACGGCGTCCTCGACGCGGCCGCAGCCGGAGCGCGCACGGTCGTGGACTTCTCCACCGACTACGTCGGGGCCCTGCCTGTCATCCGCAGCCTGTACCCCGATGCCATCCTGGTCGAGGTAGACGGCGGGTGGCCGCCGGCCTCGACCGGCACGCCGACCCTGTCGGTGACCCTGGACCGCCTCTCGGGCTCTCTCGCCGCCTTCCGGTCGTTCGTCCGGGATCTCGGGTTGGATGCCGACGGGTCAGACCTGACGGCTGCTCATGAAGCCCTTCGGTCCCGACAGGTACCGGGTCCGGCTCCCTCCCCGCCACCGGCAGGCGCGCGCGCCCGGGGGGTCAGCACGCCGCCGCCGGACGGCATGCGGGACCGGCTGATCACGGTGGTGGGATGCGGGCGCTCGGGAACCACCTGGCTCGAGTCACTCCTGATGACCCACCCGCTGGCCGGAGGGATCGAGGAGACCGAGACCTGGCTGTTCCACCAGCTCGAGCCGTTGTGGAGCAACTTCGAATCCGGGTCCGGCCTGTCGGCGTACCTCGACGAGGCGTCGTTCACCCAGCTGTTGCGCCGGTTCTGCGACGCCATGTTCCTCTCCGCCCTGGCCTCCCACAGCCCGGGAGCCGAGTTCTTCGTGGAGAAGTCCCCGATCCATTCGCGATACGTCTCCCACATCGCGGCCGTGTATCCCGACGCCTGGTTCATCCACCTGGTTCGGGACGGGCGCGACGTGGCCCGCTCGATCACCAAGGTGCCGTTCTTCGAGCAGCCCAGTCTGGTCGGCGCCGCCCGCATGTGGACCGACACGGTGAGGGAGGTGGTCGGCAGCGCCCCGGCCGTGCCTCGCTTCCGCGAGCTGCGCTACGAGCAGCTCTTCGCCGACCCGGAGCAGACCGTCCGCGACATCTTCCGCTGGGTCGGCCTGCCGGACGGACAGGCGGTGGCGGGCCCGTTGCACGACGCCGTCTCGCGCCGGGTGAGCGTCCACGCAGGCGAGGCGGCCCGAGTCGGGCCGGGGGTCTGGCAGAACATGCGGGCGTCGGAGCGGGCCCAGATCTACGCCGCCGCGGGTGGGGAGCTGGTGAGCCGGGGCTACGCCACGACGTTCGACGTGATCCGGGCGGCGCTCCATCCGGCCTTCTTGACGGCCCGGGCCGAGATGAGGCGCCAGAGGGCCCATCAGGGGGATCCTCCCCCGCAATAG
- a CDS encoding class I SAM-dependent methyltransferase, with amino-acid sequence MDTQELREEVGRYPWYHSLDLGNGVVTSGMFDHRGTEDKHGLPADLSGKRCLDVGTMDGYWAFAMERRNAAEVVAVDLDSPEEADWPTSLRPRIDKAMDATKEARFQLARRILGSSVDRRLCSVYRLDPQELGTFDFVFCGDMLVHLKDPPTAVERLRAVCRGVVHITNPVKEHFPYRRRPLAQFDGIDEFEWWLPNAAGLERLVRSAGFARVEMGPQFELPATGGGPWKGRRRWVRGHV; translated from the coding sequence ATGGACACACAGGAGCTTCGCGAAGAGGTCGGTCGATATCCCTGGTACCACAGCCTCGACCTCGGCAACGGAGTGGTCACGAGCGGGATGTTCGACCACCGGGGAACCGAGGACAAGCACGGCCTGCCCGCCGATCTGTCCGGCAAGCGGTGCCTGGACGTCGGGACCATGGACGGGTACTGGGCCTTCGCCATGGAGCGCAGGAACGCCGCCGAGGTTGTTGCGGTCGACCTGGACAGCCCCGAGGAGGCCGACTGGCCGACCAGCCTCCGACCCAGGATCGACAAGGCGATGGACGCCACCAAGGAGGCTCGCTTCCAGCTCGCCCGCCGCATCCTCGGGTCGTCCGTCGACCGGCGGCTCTGCTCGGTGTACCGCCTCGACCCTCAGGAGCTGGGCACGTTCGACTTCGTCTTCTGCGGGGACATGCTGGTCCACCTGAAGGACCCCCCCACGGCGGTGGAGCGACTGCGCGCGGTCTGCCGCGGCGTCGTGCACATCACCAACCCGGTCAAGGAGCACTTCCCGTACCGTCGCCGTCCGTTGGCCCAGTTCGACGGCATAGACGAGTTCGAGTGGTGGCTGCCGAACGCCGCGGGCCTCGAGAGGCTCGTCCGGTCGGCGGGATTCGCCCGGGTCGAGATGGGGCCGCAGTTCGAGCTCCCCGCCACCGGCGGGGGGCCCTGGAAGGGGCGGCGACGCTGGGTACGCGGCCACGTCTGA
- a CDS encoding class I SAM-dependent methyltransferase — protein MLGASVERIMGLLGNESRVLDVGGGARPFRRADVVLDLMPYESRGELGAEGPGAERFTADTWVQHDICAREPWPFGDKEFDFAICSQTLEDVRDPIWVCSELVRVAKAGYIETPSRLEEQSFGIQGPWVGWGHHHWLVETEDDRVRFIFKHHVVHGRASAYFPVGFGDRLSDAERVNAFFWKDGFSYEERMFFDDSLDGYLDSFVSSELARRGLSRPAPARASLPRRAIDLVGGRIRR, from the coding sequence GTGCTGGGTGCCAGCGTCGAGCGGATCATGGGCCTGCTCGGGAACGAGTCCCGGGTCCTCGACGTGGGCGGAGGGGCCCGGCCCTTCCGTCGGGCCGACGTGGTGCTGGACCTGATGCCGTACGAGTCGCGCGGGGAGCTCGGCGCCGAGGGACCCGGAGCCGAGCGGTTCACCGCCGACACCTGGGTGCAGCACGACATCTGCGCCCGCGAGCCGTGGCCCTTCGGCGACAAGGAGTTCGACTTCGCCATCTGCTCCCAGACGCTGGAGGACGTCCGGGACCCGATCTGGGTGTGCTCGGAGCTGGTCCGGGTGGCCAAGGCCGGTTATATCGAGACACCCTCCCGCCTGGAGGAGCAGAGCTTCGGGATCCAGGGACCGTGGGTCGGGTGGGGCCACCATCACTGGCTGGTCGAGACCGAGGATGACCGGGTCCGGTTCATCTTCAAGCACCACGTCGTGCACGGCCGGGCTTCGGCCTACTTCCCGGTCGGGTTCGGGGACCGGCTGTCCGACGCCGAGCGGGTGAACGCCTTCTTCTGGAAGGACGGGTTCAGCTACGAGGAGCGGATGTTCTTCGACGACTCCCTCGACGGATACCTGGACTCGTTCGTGTCCTCGGAGCTGGCCCGGCGGGGCCTCTCCCGTCCCGCCCCCGCCCGTGCCTCCCTCCCGCGCCGGGCCATCGACCTGGTGGGTGGGCGGATCCGGAGGTAG